The Cellulomonas sp. P24 genome contains a region encoding:
- the hemC gene encoding hydroxymethylbilane synthase, whose protein sequence is MTLRVGTRGSALARTQTGQVADELASIGGFAIELVHVRTDGDRLTGSLATLGGTGVFVTALREALLDGRCDVAVHSLKDLPTGPALGLTLGAVPPREDPRDVLCARDGLTLATLPPGSRVGTGSPRRAAQLRAARPDLEIVDIRGNVDTRLGRVVGSTVGTAHADDRPARDLDGVVLARAGLARLGRLDAVTDTLAPATMLSAAGQGALAIECRATDDVPGLAAALATLDHRPTRLAVLAERALLARLEAGCAAPVGALAVIDGSTLTLDAVVTRTDGTAALRLSASASVPEATAGGADGTRGPVGTVGSDEPARDAAVALGHTLADQLLAAGAGEAMTA, encoded by the coding sequence GTGACGCTGCGGGTCGGCACCCGCGGGAGCGCCCTCGCCCGGACCCAGACGGGTCAGGTGGCCGACGAGCTGGCCTCGATCGGCGGGTTCGCGATCGAGCTGGTGCACGTGCGCACCGACGGCGACCGGCTCACCGGCTCGCTGGCGACGCTCGGCGGGACCGGGGTGTTCGTGACGGCGTTGCGTGAGGCCCTGCTCGACGGCCGTTGCGACGTGGCCGTGCACTCCCTCAAGGACCTGCCGACCGGCCCGGCGCTCGGCCTCACGCTCGGCGCCGTCCCGCCACGCGAGGACCCCCGCGACGTGCTGTGCGCCCGGGACGGGCTGACCCTCGCGACCTTGCCGCCGGGCAGTCGCGTCGGCACCGGGTCGCCGCGGCGTGCGGCACAGCTCCGCGCCGCACGGCCCGATCTCGAGATCGTCGACATCCGCGGCAACGTGGACACCCGCCTCGGCCGGGTCGTCGGTAGCACCGTCGGCACCGCCCACGCGGACGACCGGCCCGCGCGCGACCTCGACGGCGTCGTGCTCGCACGGGCCGGCCTCGCTCGCCTCGGCCGTCTCGACGCCGTCACCGACACGCTCGCGCCCGCGACGATGCTGTCCGCAGCCGGCCAGGGGGCGCTCGCCATCGAGTGCCGGGCGACGGACGACGTCCCCGGTCTCGCGGCGGCCCTCGCCACGCTCGACCACCGACCGACCCGCCTGGCCGTGCTCGCCGAGCGCGCCTTGCTCGCGCGCCTCGAGGCGGGGTGCGCGGCGCCCGTCGGTGCTCTCGCGGTGATCGACGGCAGCACGCTGACCCTGGACGCGGTCGTGACCCGGACCGACGGGACGGCGGCGCTCCGACTGTCCGCGTCGGCGTCGGTCCCGGAAGCGACGGCAGGCGGCGCCGACGGCACGCGCGGACCCGTCGGCACGGTCGGCTCCGACGAGCCCGCCCGCGACGCAGCAGTCGCCCTCGGTCACACCCTGGCGGACCAGCTGCTCGCGGCCGGGGCAGGCGAGGCGATGACGGCATGA
- a CDS encoding uroporphyrinogen-III synthase — MTSTTGRPLDGVRVLVPRRSDGPDPLVIAAAAAGAEPVPVALIVTVPPEDPTELDDLLLALGTGYYAWLGITSAAVIPVLAARAHDADTDLATLTSQTRVAAVGRSTARALEAAGVHVDLVPPGASSAAALLAAWPAADGGRVLLPQGDLAASTLAVGLRERGWDVDDVVAYRTVAGPPVDPATASAYAAGEIGAVVLTSGSTARHLVEKLGVPPASTIVCCIGPGTADVARSVGLRVDAVAAEQTPSGLVDALVGVVAGTGVMSGTVASSASSTGASSTGGSRSAGKPDGTTGTDSDGADARSGTPTTPFPSEPPPRDPPGPDTPPFHPIRR; from the coding sequence ATGACCTCGACGACCGGGCGGCCGCTCGACGGCGTGCGCGTCCTGGTGCCGCGCCGTTCCGACGGTCCCGACCCGCTCGTGATCGCCGCCGCAGCCGCGGGCGCCGAGCCGGTGCCGGTGGCACTCATCGTGACGGTCCCCCCGGAGGACCCGACCGAGCTCGACGACCTCCTGCTCGCGCTGGGCACCGGCTACTACGCGTGGCTCGGGATCACCAGCGCCGCGGTCATCCCGGTGCTCGCGGCCCGTGCTCACGACGCCGACACCGACCTCGCGACGCTGACCTCGCAGACGCGCGTCGCAGCCGTCGGCCGGTCGACCGCCCGCGCACTCGAGGCAGCGGGGGTCCACGTCGACCTCGTCCCGCCCGGCGCCTCCTCCGCGGCGGCCCTGCTCGCGGCGTGGCCCGCCGCCGACGGGGGCCGGGTCCTGCTCCCGCAGGGGGATCTCGCCGCCTCGACCCTCGCCGTCGGGCTCCGGGAACGCGGCTGGGACGTGGACGACGTCGTCGCCTACCGCACCGTCGCCGGACCGCCGGTCGACCCGGCGACCGCGAGCGCGTACGCGGCCGGAGAGATCGGCGCGGTCGTCCTGACGTCGGGCAGCACGGCGCGACACCTCGTCGAGAAGCTCGGGGTCCCGCCGGCGAGCACGATCGTCTGCTGCATCGGCCCGGGGACCGCCGACGTCGCACGTTCCGTCGGCCTCCGGGTGGACGCGGTCGCGGCTGAGCAGACGCCGTCAGGCCTGGTCGATGCGCTCGTCGGCGTCGTGGCCGGTACCGGCGTCATGTCCGGCACCGTTGCGAGCAGCGCAAGCAGCACAGGCGCAAGCAGCACAGGCGGCTCACGCAGCGCGGGCAAGCCGGACGGCACGACCGGGACGGACAGCGACGGCGCGGACGCCCGTTCCGGGACGCCGACGACGCCGTTCCCGTCCGAACCTCCGCCTCGCGACCCGCCGGGCCCCGACACTCCCCCCTTCCACCCGATCCGCAGGTGA